Sequence from the Pelodiscus sinensis isolate JC-2024 chromosome 30, ASM4963464v1, whole genome shotgun sequence genome:
tccttgtttctcaggcagtagatgaCGGGGTTGATCATGGGATTCAGGACTGTGTAGAAGACCGAGAATATTTTGTGTAGCATTTTGGGAGTGTTGGTTGTTGGAACCACATAGACAGCAATTAGAGTCCCATAGAAAACTGacaccacaatgaggtgggaggagcaggtggaaaaggtctTTTGCCTCCCGGTGCTGGAAGGGATCCTCAGGATGGTGGTGATGATACAAATGTAGGACGTCAGAGTCAGTAGCAAGGGCACAAGAGCCCCTGTGGTAGCAACAATAAATGTCACCAGTTGCAGAGTCCAGGTGTCACTGCAGGACAGTTTTATGATGGGCGataaatcacaaaagaaatggtcgatTTCTTTGGAATCACAGAATGTTAATGAGAACACAAAGCTATTTCCTATGGTGCCAAGCAGGAAGCCGCTTATCCAGGACCCTGCCACGAGCTGGGCACACACCCTGCCATTCATCAGAACAGCATAACGGAGGGGATGGCATATTGCTAGATATCGATCATATGACATGGCCGTGAGCAGCAAAAGTTCTGTAGGTGCCATGATAGAGAACCAATAAAATTGCCCCAGGCAGCCCTTAACAGAGATGGTTCTGTCCCCAGtcaggagactggccagcagctggggcaggaaggtGAAGGGATAACTGATGTCCAGGAAAGACAAGTTCcctaggaagaagtacatgggggtgtgaaggtgctgATCAGCCACAACTAACACCACAATGAGGATGTTCCCACCCATTGTCACAATGTAGATGGccagaaacagcaggaagaggagaggctGCAGTTCAGAGACCTCCCCAAATCCCAGGAGGATGAATTCCATGATGTGCGTTTGgtttcctcctccttctttctCCATACAACGTATCTAGAAATAGAAAATTAATCAATATTGGTGAAGTGCAGTTTTGTGCTGTCAGTTTCACCGAAAGAAACCTGGAGGAGGTAAATTCCCACTGCTGTGTCTCTCCACTGGAAGAATGAAGTTGTCAATGAACAGCGGAAGGTAGGTGGAAGAATCTTCCATACATTGTGAGTCAAAAGCATGAAGCCATATTGAATTACAAGAAATGTCCTATTAACTCCTGCAAGCTCTTTTGAACTTGAAACAAAGACTTATTAGGTAGAAATCTGACTCATCTTTATTGCATCTACATCATCACCGCACACCTtgaagaaataacaaaatatctGTTGGAAATGAGATATCTGTTAAGTCATTCACAATTTGGGTATATGTACGTTCACTCACTTTGAACTAGCTAGCAGGAAAAAATTAGCCGTGAGAATATGTGATACAGACAGTGGGTTGTGATAGCTACCTGTGTACGTATCCAGGTCTCACATAGGATTATTGTCAGAAAGAGATTGTTCATTtctccaaggctgcgtctagactggcaagattttgcgcaaatatttttaccggaaaagttttttcctttaaaagtatttgcgcaagagagcgtctacactggcatgaatgctttAGCGCAGaagacatcttttgtgcaaaagcatctgtgccagtgtagatgctctcttgttcaagaaattaacttggctgtctacacttgccctcttgcgcaagaatacttgcgcaagagggcttatccctgagcgggagcgtcggagtatttgcacaagaaccactgattttgtacagtacaaagtcagtgttcttgctcaaatactcacggccagtgtagacaggcggcaagattttgtgcaaaagtggacacttttgcgcaaaatcatgctagtctagatgcagcccaaatGTTTTGAAGTATATAATACAGGTCCTTTTAAAGAAGTAGaagcatttaaaacaaaagtgtCAGAGCCCATAAATCTGAAATCTCCTGCTTGATCTCCCCCTGCAATCTTCTCCATATATCCTACTTTCTGGTCTCCTCAGCCTCTGATTTATGATGTGCCCACtgaagctgtgtctacaccaggggtacatctagattatatgcctctgctgacagaggcatgtaaaataggctacccaacatagtcaataaagtgggaatttaaatatccccggcttcattaaaataaaaatggcctccaagctgtgccggatcagctgattgtcggcacagcgcgtgagtcaaagcgcggatcagtcgacaagggaagcctttgtcaacctctcctgtcaacctcatttcatgaggcataagggagtaattgacaaaggcttcccttgtctacTGATCTGCTTACCCCTCCCACCATGTACaaagggctgcccccccccccccgagaaaggAACAAGAGCATGGTTTGGAAGGGGTGCTACCAAAGGAGGAATTTAATTAAGTTTGCTAAAAGAAGGAAGGGCGATGAGGGAGCTCTGGCAGAATGCAAAGGATGCTGCACCCCAGCTGACAATAGCCTTCaagtctcaggctacgtctacactccaaaaaagaagtcggaaaaagatatgcaaattgcgatctgcaatttacatatctttttcagctgttctttcgaaagaggtggAAACACGTcctctttcgagccatcccttcttccgcctaaaacaaagtttacagggatggcaagaGAACTCGTCCACTTTCCATCCTTTTTTCCCATGGATACTGGACGTGTCCCAGAAaacacctgcagtctagactagTCTGTAGCCTGACATTAAACAGAGCTTTGACTTGCCTTGGCAGAGTCCCTTCTGACTATTCCTGatgactttcctctcttccatgtgattcaaaatggattccttgtggaacctctccatgatttttccagataCTGAGGTGAGGCTGGCTGATCTGTAGTGCCCTGgattcttctttccttttttaaagatgggcactacatttgcctttttccaatcgtccAGGACCTCCCCGATTGGTATGAGTTGTCAAAGATGGTAGCTAATGGCTCTGcagtgacatctgccaactccctcagaaccctCAGAGGCATTAAATCCTGCCCCATGTGTGTCTGGCTTTTGTACATTTGGTAaactgtcttttaactagttatcaacccatgaaaggactttctcttatcccgtgacaacttactttacttaagagcctttggtgagggaccttgtcaaaggctttctggaaatctaagtacactatatccactggatccccttgtgcacatgtttgttgacctcctcaaagaactctagcagattagtaaggcatgattaccctttacagaaaccatgatgactttcccccaacaaattatgttaatctatgtgtctgacaaatttattctttactatagtttcaattaatttgtctggaactgacattagacttaccggtctgtaatagCCAGGAatacctctagagctctttttaaatattagtgttacattagctatcttccagtcattaggtacagaagccaatttaaaggataggttacaaagcacggttaatagttccacaatttcccatttgagttttttcagaactcttgggtgaatatcatctggtccaggtgacttgttactattaagtttatcaatttgttccaaaacctcctgtaatgacacctcagtctgggacaattcctcagatttgtcacctaaaaagaatggttgaGGTTTGGGAatatccccaatatcctcagcgaTGAAGACGGAATCaaataattaatttagtttctctgcaatgacgttatcatctttgagggctcctttagcatctcggtCATCCATGGGCCTcattggttgtttagctggcttcctgcttctgatgtacttaaaaaacattttgctattcctTTTCAAGTTTGTGGCTAGCTACTCTTCAAACTCTtcttttggctttccttattatatttttacacttattttGAGAAAGTTTATGGTCTTTCCTTTATTCTGCACTAAGATTTGACATCGACtttttgaaagatgcctttttatctctcacttctTCTTTTACTTCGTTGTTAAGCCATGGGGGCACTTTTATGGTTctcttactggctgtgtctacattggccacttattctggaaaatcagctgcttttccggaataacttgccagctgactacactggccccttgaatttccggaaaagcactgacgatctaatgtaaaatcgtcagtgtatttccagaaaaactatgctgctcccattcgggcaaaagtccttttctggaaaactgttccggaaaagggcaggaagcccagatttcttttctgcaaaaaagccctgatcacgaaaatggtgatcggggcttttttgcagaaaagcacgtctacattggcacggacgcttttccgcaaaaagtgcttttatggaaaagcatcctgtcaatgtagttttccgttttaagcatttccggaaaagggtgccagtgtagatgtagccactgtgttttttaatttggggtatacatttaagttgggcctctgttatggtgtctttgaaaagtttccatgcagcttgcagagcttTTACTTTTCtcactgtactttttaatttctgtttaactaacttcctgaattttgtgtagtttccctttctgaaattgaatgctacagtgttgggctgctgcggtgtttttcctaccacagggattttattccagtgtttgaccaccctgacagttaggaactttttcctaacgtccaacctaaacctcccttgctgcagtttaagcccattttgATTCCTTCTATGATACATTCAAGAGACCACACGACCAAATGAGAGTCAAGATTATTGAGTAGGACCCAGGCATACTATAGGACAAGAAAAAGCGAGTGGGTCACTCAATAATTACGTGTTCACTTCACTTTATTCACGTCACTCCCTCTGAAGCGCCTTGTACCTGCCaaagctggaggagaggagactgCCCTAGAAGCACTTTGGGTCTGACTCACGATGGCTGTTTCTATGGGCTAAATCTGAGAGCTACTCACTGCTCTCCCATAGGCATGTTTTGCTATAACCCAACTGTGATGGGTCCCCTCAGGGTTCTCCCTGCAACTGGGGCTTCACTgagtcctccagccccccagactGGGCTCCCTCTCACACCGGGCTGCTGAGGCCGGCTGCAGCCCAACTCCCGGTCCCATTCACATGGGCAGGGACACACCTAGTTCTGGTGACATGGGAGCTCTTTGACTGACCAGCACtagagaagagacagtccagatcCCCACCGGCTCTCCAGCCTAGAATGCCAGTGGAGCAGAGGGGACAGCAGCCATGCATACTGGGACGTGGCTtgcttttagaatcatagaatcatagaataataggactggaagggacctcgagaggtcatcgagtccagccccccgccctcaaggcaggatcaagctccgtctacaccatccctgacagatgtctatctaacctgttcttaaatatctccagagagggagattccaccacctcccttggcaatttattccaatatttgaccaccctgacagttaggaattttttcctaatgtccaatctaaacctcccctgctgcactttaagcccattactccttgtcctgtcctcagaaaccaagaggaacaaattttcgccttcctccttgtgacacccttttagatgtttgaaaaccgctatcatgtccccccttaatcttcttttttccaaactaaacaagcccagttcatgaagcctggcttcataggtcatgttctctaaacctttaatcattcttgtcgctcttctctgtaccctttccaatttctccacatctttcttgaaatgtggcgcccagaactggacacagtactccagctgaggcctaactagtgcagaatagagcggcagaatgacttcacgagttttgcttacaacacacctgttgatacaacctagaatcatatttgctttttttgcaacagcatcacactgttgactcatattcaacttgtggtccactatgacccctagatccctttccgccatgctccttcctagacagtcgcttcccatcttgtatgtatggaactgattgttccttcctaagtggagcactctgcatttctccttattaaacctcatcctgtttacctctgaccatttctctaacttgctaaggtcattttgaattatgtccctatcctccaaagaagttgcaaccccacccagtttggtatcatctgcaaacttaataagagtactctctatcccaatatctacatcaatgATGAAGATCATTTTCTTCCTGTTCCATTAACGATAAGTGAGCGAGTGGAAATACTTGGAtttcctgcctgcctcccactcctggctggtgaagggatggggtggaggagaaATTCATAGAAtactttcccctttctccctgatagtcaggggagTGGAAGGACAAAGAAGACATGTCCCGATACAGACGGATGCTGCCTCCCCCGCTCTACTgaaacggcagccatgtaagaACCCACAGGAGTAGCATCCCGCCCTGGTCCAAACAACAACCACTAGGTGTTTGTTTCCCAATCTGACTCTCCCAGTCTGAATGTGGAGGAAAATATGCTCATCTCTGGTTCCCCGACTGAGAGATTTTCCTGCATAGAGTTCACTTAGTGTCACCCTGGTTAAAGTCAAACTGCACTTTTATTAACTACAGAGGTAGCTGGTAAGAGACAAGAGAGAGAAAACCGGCCAAAGCCGCTCAtctagcaagcaagcaaacacacacatgaaGCCACAAGCAAGCAAACACGCTGGTCAGACTGGCTGTGAATGAGTCACATCTCACCTGCACTGATGACACCAGCCCTCCGGTAGATTCTCAAGGCACACGCTGCATTTGCTTTGGAACTTGTGTTCCTTTACAAAGGCTAAAAATCCCTTTCGCCTGGATCCAGCACTTCCCTCAGGTCTGTCTTTGTTCTGTGGGTCTCTGTAGGAGTCCTCTTCTATAGGGAATGAAAAGAACCAATGAGCTCACTCCCTGCTATATAGAGATTCAGATggggtgggaaccctttgtttcCAAAGTTGGTTCCCAGATGATTTATGGAGAAATAAAGACATTacgtgagggagtccagagtcaTGTTGGTTGGTGACTCCCCCAACCCCTCTCTTAGTGTCATAGCAACCGCTGGAGAGTTCTCAGGAGATGAGAGCTGAGGTTCTCTTAAGGCTTGTTGTTTTCTCTAATGGCTAATTACCGCTAATAGGCCCAACCCAGCCTTCTATCTAGGCCCATCCCAACATCCTACTGACAACATCTTTCCCAGTGGGCATGACAACGGTGTAACATAGAGTCGATATTCGTAACTGCAGAATCAAACACAAATAAGGAGAGCATATTCAGCCAGTCACAACCTGTCCAAACCAGCTGCACCTTCAGCCTAATTCTTCAGATTTTCTGAAATAATATGATAATCTTTTCATTACATTTCTCATTCTCTGCTATCCTTGGCAGTGACCAATCCTCCACAGAAACTGAGCTTTGGGATCTGGCCGACCCACCTAGACCCTACAGTGATTCTTAGTGTATTTCCTTGTTGGTAATGTCTCTCCTGGCTAGTAATTTTTCCTCCAGATACCTGAACATAGATGTTGGTGAAAATTTACATTATTGTGCAGGGaaagttaatatttatttttagaaaagaaaaactaTGGCACTAGGACAGTCTTAGTACTAAcctcaaagggcaagtcatggAAGACAACTGATTTcaaagggaaaataatggagaCAGGAGAACTGTTGACCCTAAAGACAAACCAATAGAGAAAAAGGGAATGTCTCATTCAAAAGAAAATTAGCGTAGTCAGAactgatcacagaatcatagaatcctaggtctggaagggtgtgtctagactaccgagttttgtcgacaaaagtggacttttgtcgacaaaactataccagcgtctacactaccgctgagttctgtcgacgttatgtcagcagttttgtcgacgctggtaaacctcattttacgaggcataacaccttctgtcgacagagttctgtcgacagaaggtgttattgcccgtagggttgcgtctagactacagggttctgtcgacaaagcagcttgctttgtcgacagaactcaatgtgtctggatgctctttgttgacagaagttttgtcgacagatactgtcgacaaaacttctgtcgacaaatcccggtagtctagacgtacccgaagagatctcaggagtcattaagatctttgggcagggggctagacttgatgacctcctgaggtctcttccagctctatgactctatgattcaatgaaatgatagaaattccacatctgcatcttacccacaaggcttgttacccctTCAAAGAAAGCAATGAAatgggtttgacatgatttgttctgcaCTCATCAACTTATTTGCTTGTAGATGTTTGCAAATAGATTTCTGAGGgatttgctccattttctttccttgtAGAGAAGTTCAAGTGACTGGTCTGGAATTCCTTGGATTGTGATTCTTTCCCTTTTCTATGGATGGGCATTGTATTTGTCCTTTTGAAGTCAACTGGAATCACTCTCAAATTccctgagttttcaaagataatcactaatgtCTCAGATATTTCCTCAATCAGCTCCTGGAGTAGAAtcacagaatgctagaactggaagggaccttgaaaggtcatcgaatccagtcccctgccctcacggcaggaccaagcaccgtcttaCTTAccctaggcaaattattccagtgtttcatcaccctgacagctaggtagtttttcctaacgtccaacctaaatctcccttgctgcaatataaaccaattgcttcttgttctgtcatcagaggccaagaagaacaatatttctccttcctccttgtagcaccctttttgctaccatgtcccctctcagtcttctcttttctaaactaaataaacccagttatttcagtcttccttcatatcttctagacctttaatcatttttgttgctcttctctggaccttcttcagtttctccacatctttcttgaaatgtggtgcgcaaactggacacaatactccagtagGGGCCTCATCAGAGCAGTGCAGAgcggagtggaagaatgacttcctgtgTCTTACTCACCACAGTCCTTTTAATGCCTCCctgaatcaggtttgcttttttttgcaacagtgttgcactgttgactcgtgtttaacttgtggtccagtatgaccCCTACAATCATAATGCAGGATGCATTTcttaggccctggtgacttgtctAAGTAACTTTTGTCTTGTCCTTCCCTTATTTGAGCATTTGAACCTACCCCATTTAAACTGTCATTGCTGATGCTCGGCCTCCCTTCTTGGTGAAAGCCAGGACAAAGAAATCATTAATTGCCCCTTCCATCTGCAC
This genomic interval carries:
- the LOC142821148 gene encoding olfactory receptor 5AP2-like; the protein is MEKEGGGNQTHIMEFILLGFGEVSELQPLLFLLFLAIYIVTMGGNILIVVLVVADQHLHTPMYFFLGNLSFLDISYPFTFLPQLLASLLTGDRTISVKGCLGQFYWFSIMAPTELLLLTAMSYDRYLAICHPLRYAVLMNGRVCAQLVAGSWISGFLLGTIGNSFVFSLTFCDSKEIDHFFCDLSPIIKLSCSDTWTLQLVTFIVATTGALVPLLLTLTSYICIITTILRIPSSTGRQKTFSTCSSHLIVVSVFYGTLIAVYVVPTTNTPKMLHKIFSVFYTVLNPMINPVIYCLRNKEVKESLRKIVLNLVAFRNRHRV